AGAGCTTTCGGCAAAGACCGGCAAAACCGTTCTTCTTTCTGTTCTCAATGGAACGGAAGGGAGATGCATCCACTCTGTAGAACCGGCAACGGCATTAAAATTCGTTGCCCATAAGGGAATGGCTATCCCTCTTCATGCCGGAGCCACTGGAAAAATTCTTCTCGCCTTCGCTAAGCCTGAAAATCAGCAAACAGTTTTTTCCCAAGAACTTGTGCCATTCACTTCAAAAACAACAACTGACCCTGAAGAGCTCAAAGATCAGATCGAAATCATCAAAAAACAAAAATATGCCTTTAGCCAGGAAGAATGGATGATCCATGCGGGCGACCTGAGTATCCCCATATTTGATCGGAACGGACAGTTTGTCTGCCAGCTGGGAATCGCTGGCCTTTCTTCCAGCTTTGACGGGCACGTGGAAGAGCTTCTTACCCTTTTGAGGGAAGGTGGAGCACAGATATCATCCCAACTCTAAGAAACGGGGGGATTTAACTATGACACAACTCATAGAGTATGTTTTAAATTTAAGCGAGGGGAGCCGCCAACATGTAATGGATGCCATCTTACAAGAGGTCAGAAACCATGAACGTTACCCCAACATGGCAGAGGAGGAGCAAAAATGATCACTTCCCTTTTTCGAAATGCGGCTATTTATACCCCGGCATCAAGCCAGACTCCACTGTCAGGAGATAGCCAGGGGAAGGTTGACTCTATAGCTCGGGGAGCCCTTTTATGCCGTAACGGCCTCATTGAAAAAATAGGGGAGGAGCATGCCGTAATAAAAGACCTCTCTCTTTACGATGTGGACATAGAGATCGATTGCGAAGGATGTTGCCTTATCCCAGGCTTTGTCGACCCTCACACTCACATCTGTTTCGCCGCCAGACGGGAAAGGGAGTTCTCTCAGCGTATTGCCGGCACTCCATATCTCGACATCCTTAGGGCTGGAGGTGGAATTCTTTCTTCTGTCCGAGCTGTCAAGGAGGCAAGTGAAGAAGAACTTTTTCAGACAACCCTTGAAAACGTGCTTTCTGCCCTGTCTTTCGGCACAACCACAATAGAAATAAAAAGCGGCTATGGTCTCGACACTGAAACAGAACTGAAAATGCTTCGGGTCATTGATCGCATCAGACGTGAAACTCCCCTTGACGTGGCCATTACCTTTATGGGAGCCCATGCTGTTCCCCATGAATACAAAGAAGACCCTGACACCTTTGTCAGCATTCTCACCGATGAAATGATTCCCGCCGTAGCAAAACAGGGAATTGCCAGGTTTTGCGACGTATTCTGCGAAGAGGGTGTTTTCACCCTTCAACAGAGCCGAAAGATTCTGCAATCGGCACAAAAACACGGCCTTAAACCGCGAATTCATGCAGATGAGGTTTATGATACGGGGGGAGCGGGCTTAGCTGCCGAACTTCAGACAGTTTCTGCGGAGCACCTGCTCGCCGCTTCAGAAAGAAATCTGAAAGCCATGGCAGAAGCAAAAGTTATAGCCAACCTTCTGCCTGCCACTGCCTACAGTCTTCGCAAACCTTATGCCCCAGCCAGGAGAATGATAGAGCTTAATGTTCCTGTGGCTCTGGCTACAGACTGCAATCCCGGATCGTGCTTTACGGAATCCATGCCCTTTGTCTTCGGCCTTGCCGTTATGAATATGAATATGACAGTACAAGAGGCCCTTGTGGCATCAACAATAAATGCCGCGTGGGCCCTTGAGATGCAACATTCCGTAGGCAGCCTTGAAGTGGGAAAACAAGCTGATTTCCTGCTTTTAGACGGAGATTCCCCGGCTATCCTTGCCTACCACGCCGGAGTATCGCCTGTTGTTTCAGTGTATAAAAAAGGTGTTTTGGTCGCCTAAAAGTTTCTTTCTGCCAAGAGGAGGGATTTTATATGGAATCCACAAATAATCTGGTCGCTCAGGCCATGACAATCAAGATGGAATCTGAACTTCCAGACTACCCGAAGTTCAGGGAAGATATTCGAAGAGCCCCCGATAGGGGCTGGACCCTTACAAAAAAAGAAACGGAGCTCGCATTGAAAAACGCGCTCCGCTACATTCCAGAGAAACTCCATGAAAAAGTTGCCCCTGAATTCATGGAAGAGCTCAAGACACGGGGACGAATCTATGGATACCGCTTCAGACCGGAAGGACGCATCTACGGCAAACCACTTGATGAATACAAGGGGAAGTGCCTTGCG
This region of Aminobacterium colombiense DSM 12261 genomic DNA includes:
- a CDS encoding IclR family transcriptional regulator — protein: MAPSSRHDVISRIVRIMETLSRADDLLSIRDIEERTGIPRTTVHRFLRSLKQEDWVYQDPITENFRTGIRFFLSFDRHAFYHELIQRCDPYMKELSAKTGKTVLLSVLNGTEGRCIHSVEPATALKFVAHKGMAIPLHAGATGKILLAFAKPENQQTVFSQELVPFTSKTTTDPEELKDQIEIIKKQKYAFSQEEWMIHAGDLSIPIFDRNGQFVCQLGIAGLSSSFDGHVEELLTLLREGGAQISSQL
- the hutI gene encoding imidazolonepropionase, yielding MITSLFRNAAIYTPASSQTPLSGDSQGKVDSIARGALLCRNGLIEKIGEEHAVIKDLSLYDVDIEIDCEGCCLIPGFVDPHTHICFAARREREFSQRIAGTPYLDILRAGGGILSSVRAVKEASEEELFQTTLENVLSALSFGTTTIEIKSGYGLDTETELKMLRVIDRIRRETPLDVAITFMGAHAVPHEYKEDPDTFVSILTDEMIPAVAKQGIARFCDVFCEEGVFTLQQSRKILQSAQKHGLKPRIHADEVYDTGGAGLAAELQTVSAEHLLAASERNLKAMAEAKVIANLLPATAYSLRKPYAPARRMIELNVPVALATDCNPGSCFTESMPFVFGLAVMNMNMTVQEALVASTINAAWALEMQHSVGSLEVGKQADFLLLDGDSPAILAYHAGVSPVVSVYKKGVLVA